The Cyclobacterium amurskyense genome contains the following window.
CGCCTACTTCTATGGTTCCACTTAGCATTCCTCTGCTATAGGCTGCCGAACCTACAATTGTAAGCGCACCATTCTCATAAGTAACTGTAAGTGATGTAGAAATCCCTGGAATATCAGGCTGGGCTGTGCCGGTTACCATGATTTCATAGTTCTCAGCCCCTGCAGGTTTAGCAACTCTAGCCGCTACATTACCTCCTGTAATCCCCGGAATATCACTGCTTAAGTCAAAATCACCACTGAATGAAAAACCATCTTCACCGAAATTGAAGGCCATATTCCCCCTTTCAATACCTGGAACATCCAGCTCAGCTTCACCTGTTGCAGAAAAATTGTTTTCACTATACGTTGCAGTTATTGTGGCGGATTTAATACCTCTTAACTTTCCTTCAGGAATGCCTATCTCTCCTCCTATAGTCCAGGTATTTTCCTTGTATTCCATATTGATCTCCGCCGGATCAAATAATTCAGAATCAAAATTAAATGCCCCTTCCAATTCAAAACCTGAAGCAGTGGAAGCGGTAGCACTAATATGCCCTTCACCTACTTGGTTGATGGCAAAATTGGTTTCACCGGTCAGCCCCAATCCATTCCTGGAACTTGCAAAAATCGTTAAAGAACTATCGCTAATTTCAAACGGCGCGGGCACATTAATTTCTTCAATTCCAAAGGTTTTAGATACCCTTACTTCGCCATTGGAGATAAATAGTTCTATAGGACTGCCCTCGAAAATAGGAATACTGGGTAATATTTGGCCATAAGCCTCAATACCAGTTGGCAACAAGTCCAATTCAAGGATTTCTACCGGGCTTGCCTTTTTTATTCGCAATCCATATAAACCGGACTTAATAGACTGCTTGGTAAGGTATCCTGCATATTTAGAACCCGGATAACGTTTTACAGGAAAGACTTTATCCTCTGCCCAAGGTGCCCATGTTTTGTCTGAAGAAGGTATATTTACTGAAATACTGCCTAGGTTCTCTGTGTTTTCTACATTTTCACCTTCAGTAGCGAATTGTTTGGCGGTAATTCTGAAAGGATTGCCTAACCAGGTCTTTTCAGAACTACCCAATCTGCTACCCTCTCCAGTCCAAACAAACTTTTTACTTATTCCACCGGATTGATTGGGGAAAATACGGACCTCTCCTTCGCTTCCAATATCAGCTAAATTCCCCACTTCGATAGGTTCTAATTGATCTCCGCTTTCTATCTGAGTTTTGGTCCAAAATTCATTTTCGGTGGCATTACTATCTCCTCCAGCCAAAGCTTCTGCACTATTAAAAACCAAGGTGTATTTGTTTTTAAATGTCGCATCTCCTCCAGGGTATTGAACCCCATGTCTTTCTCTAAAACCATTGAGTTTTTCCGTAATTTGACCTTTTATAACAGACCCACTTGAGGTGTTTTTACTGGCATCCAATAATTCCATGTTTTCAAGGGTATTGGGCCATGTTGCCGTGCTCCAATTAGCCAATTGAAGTTCTACAATATGGTCTACGTGGAAGTTTCTGTAATTCTTATCTTTCCCCCAGCCAGGCGTAGTAAGCTCTTTCGAAATCACATCAATGGGGCCTATATAAGTGGGCTTTGCTCCCCTGCCATTTATATTGGCTTTAAACACATGCGTAGTATCAGCTGTTGGGGGAGTTCTATGGTGCTCCTCATACAAGTTGTTCAATCTTGTGGCAATATTGGTTGTACTTACCTCTTCTCTCCAGACGCCATCTCTTTGGTTGGTATTGCCTCTTAAATAATTGTTTTTTCTTTTAAGAGGGGCTTTGCTTGTAAATAGTGTTCCCCTATGATCCTGTAATTTAAATCCTGGAATGGGTATTTTACTAAAAGTTATGGTTTTAGCACTTTCATCCAAAACACCAGTTTCTTCCTCCATTTCAGGAGCTGCTTCCTCTTCGCCTTCTTTTTGAATGGTACTGTTCTGTATGGCTGGACTACTTCCTTGTTGAATGGTATGGGTTAACTCATGCGCCAAAAGATGCTTTCCAGCGCTATCGCTGGGCTTGTATTGGTTTTCATTAAAATAAATATCATTCCCATGGGTGAAGGCATGTGCCCCAATACCTTGGCTCATCTGCACTGCCTGGCTATCAGTATGCACCCTTACATCTTTAAAATCAGCACCAAATGACTCCTCCATTCCTGAAAGTGTCTCCTGATCCATTGACTCTCCTCCTGATGTTTGATTGAGCTGCTGCTCGAAACCCGGAGGTGTGGATGTGGCAGTCTCTTGTTTCATTTGTACAGGAGCTTCCGCTTCACTATCCTGAGGCTCCATTGATAGCTGCCCTTCCTCTTCTGATTTTTCCTGAAAAACCGTTCTATTTACCTTTAACTGAACGAGAGGCGTAACCCCTTTGGCCAAGGATTGGGCTTGGATATTTTCATCTGTCTTTGATTGAACATTCTCTTCTTGAGACTTTTCTTGCACCACCTTATCTGCCATTGCATCAGCTTCTTGCTCATACTGATCACCAGGCTGTCCTACTGCCAATTTCGCCTGAAAAAAGGGATCAGACTGATTTTGGGAGGAGTGACCTCTGCTGGTTTTAGATTTAGAACTAAAATGGCTCATACAATTTATATCATCAATTCAGATTTATTGGACTTTTAATTAAAAACCCATTTGGGTATTTGAGCTACTTGTGGGCACAGGAAGACCATTTATTTGCTTTAGCATGGTTGCGAATTTTTCTAATCATAGGATTAACTATTTTTCTCTCTTCATGATAAGCAGGTCCAGTACCTATTGGCACCCCATGATCCTCTTTCACTAGGGCTAGAAAGGAGTCAATCCAATTCATTTCAGCTTCGAAAATTGCATCTTGAAATTTTGGATCCAACCTAATCATTGCCTCAGCTAAAATGTCATTTATCGTAAGGGCACTTTTTGGAAATGCCATTTCATTTACCGCCTTTTCCAAGGGTATCAAGACAGAAGGGTCAATTAATGCCGTACGCATTTTAGAGGCATGAAATCTTTCATGAGCTAAAACTGCATCCTCCATAAACCATTCTACATAAGAAGCCCCAAGATTACTTAAATCATTAACCTGATCGCAGTAATTCTCTTCACTAGTATTTCCCCCCGGCCCGGTTACTTCCTTCATTCCGGGAAGAAGGCGTGTTTGCACAGAATAATGACCTACCAATCCTGTAATGACTGGATGCCACATTACACCATCATCTATTAATTTTAATTTAACATCGATGGTTTCAGGGAAAACCCTTCCCATATCTGCAGGGCCCAAACTATTTGATGCAACAGCTCCAGCCTGGGCGATTACATTTTTCAAGTCAATCTTAGCATCAATGGTTACAGGCATTTCAGGTGCCATTACCTCCACTCCTCTGTCAAGTCTATCAAGGTATTGGATTGTGTTTCTACCCACTACCCCATCCACAACCAAGCCCATATCCGCTTGGAAAGCTTTCACAGCTCTGCTCGTTTCCTCCCCAAAAGATCCATCTGCACCATACTTAGGCAAACGATAATCTAAACCAATTAAAGCGTATTGTATTAGGCTTACAGCTGTTCCATTGGAGCCAATTTTTAAAGTGGCATAATTGTCAAAAGTATCTTCAAGCAATTCATTTGTTGAAAATCTACTTGTTGGATGAAAATCATGGCCATCATTTAATTTCGACTGCACAGCTTTTTTTATAATCCCCTTTTGTTGAATTGTATGGGTGAGTTCATGAGCCAGTAGATGCTTTCCTGCTTTTGTTTCTGGTTGGTATTGTCCTTGATTAAAAAAGATATCAAATCCATGGGCAAATGCCTTGGACCTAATTTTCTTATTCATCATTTGAGCCTTTTGATCTGTATGAATTCTAACTTTGCTAAAGTCAGAGCCAAATTTTTTCTCCATAAATCTTTTCGTATCAGGAGACATTGGCATACCCTTCCCCTTTTCTTGAAAAAGGACGTGTTCTATACTGTTAACTTGGCTTTGGCGGGATGAATCCTTTCCACTTTTGCTTTCTTTGGTTTGAATACTGTCTTCCTCTTTTGCAGTTTGAACGGTATCCTCCTCGTTTTTGGATTGGACAGGTTCTTCCTCAGAACCTGCTGCACTGACTTTTTCTTCCTCTTCTGCTTTGGTGCTAACAGTTTCCTCTTCTTCAGCTCTAGCCTGTACTGGCTCTTCTTCTTCAGCTTTTGTTTGTACAGGTTCCTCCTCTGAAGCAGCTGCGCTAACCTTTTCCTCCTCTTCTGCTTTGGCGCTTACTGCCTCCTCTTCATCCCCTGCTTTTTGGACAGCCTCTTCTTCATCAGCTTTAGCTTGTACTGGTTCTTCATCCTCTGAAGCGGCCTGCAGTTTATCCGTGGTATCTTCCTTTTCTTTACTTTGTACTGCTATTCCAGTATCTTTTTCATCTGACACTTTTTGAAGCATAGGATCAAAAAAATTATCATTGTCAAGAGAAGGTGTCAAACTATCACTTTGTTCCTTCTTATGGCGAAAAAAACTATTCCCCTCCTTGCTTTGAAATAAAGGATTGATCAAACCTACTGAGGACTTTCTAAAACCTTGTCTTTTCATAGTATCTTCAATTTACCACTCTACAAGCAAATGCCTTTTTTGCCAAGGAAGCTTTATTAGTGATAGGTTCCAGGAAATACTTTCCAATAATACATCTTGTCCCTTTCTTTCCACAATTAAGCGGTCAGCATTTTCCTCAAAAACCAATTTGCCATTTCGATTTATAAACTCGTTACGAATAGTCTCTATTCCCGTGTTTCCCAATCTCTTCCAGTTTACCTTTAGTGCATTTAAAAGTTTCCCTGTCTTGTCTTTAATATCTTCGGAAAGAAACACCTCTCTATTAACTTCTTCATTAATAGCTACCCCTACTAAATACTTTTCAAAAACCAGCTCAAAATCAAAAGGTTGCTCTTTCCTGTTAGACAAATAATACAATGCATGAACAGCAGTTTCCGAATTATTAATATTCCCTTCTTCATCTATCAACCCGCAATCAAGAAAAAATGATTTCAAAAAAGGATGCAGTAAAATCAAGCCTGAATTACTTATATAATAGCTCTCTTTTTTATCTATACTTTTTGATTCTGACCGATCCCGAATATCATTTGGATTTTCATTTCCCGTTTGCACTTTATTATCGAGGATTCGAATAATCGATGGAACAATATCCTTTCTAGCTTTAATATCATCAAATTTTATGACTTCTCTGAAAATTTTCTCTACTATTTTCCTATTTGGTTTGCTAACTTTAGAAAAGTAAAGCTCTGCAATGAGCTGCCAATCGCCTTTCTTTTCCTCAAAAATACTTAAAGCGACTATTAACCTGTAAAAACCAAGCTTTTTGTCATCTTCCAACCTCTCATTTATCTGCTTAAATTGGAGTTTTTTAATAGGTGATTTGCTGCCTATAACTATCCAAATCAATTCACCTATTTCCTTCACTCTATATTGCCTAATCACTCGATCAAAGAACGGGGAATGCTGGAAGTATTTAAGCAAGTTCCCATCTCCTCCAAACTTCTCCATTATGGGTTTTAATTTTGCCCATTCAAAAGTATCTCTGGCTTTTTCTATAGGATACCACCAAGGCAAATGTCCATTTTCCAAAAAATAAATCCATGATTTCAACAGACTTATTACCGGATCCAGAACCAAAACTTCTTCATCTATTTCTTTTTTTGTTGAAAGTCCAATCGGATCCGAATTGAGCATAAGCTCATCACTATGTACCTTCTTAAAATTGAGCTTGCTATTTGAAGCTATTTCTTTAGAAATCACTTCCTTAAATTGATTCATGAATGCTTTTAGAATTATTTTAGGCTCTAAAAAATCTTCTTCCAAAAGATCCAAAGAAATATTTATCTGGGGAATCTGAATGAAATCATTTTGTAATTCTTTTTCCAATTCATCAAGATAGGAAGCAATTAAAGGCAGTAAAGAATCCTGAACAAAGGTGTTGATATTTCTTTCTATAGACTTGGCATTCTCGACCGATTTGGAATATATATCGATAGAAACTTTTTGTATAGAGTGCGTATCAATTTCCTTCATTTATTTTTATTCTTTCAAATTAATTCTTATATTTCTAAACGTTTGGTCACTAGACTGAACCTATTTTACTGGCAAATGAGTATGAAAGAGGAAGCAAGCAATTAAGTCAAAACGTCTTGAAGTTGCGTTCGTTACGTGTTGTTTACATCACTATTGAGTCGCTTATACTACTAGATCAGAGATTAAAGCAAGTGAAATTGGACAGAAGCCCCATAAGGACCAATCATCATCCGGAATTTGTATGATTGGTCCTTTTCCATGTCTTATAGTTGCAGTTTTTCTATAGAATCTATCCCTCGCGGCTGACCTCTTTTTGCTGGCACTTCGATATAAATATCAGCCTTTTCGGTAAATGGTTCCAAGGTTCTGGTCATTTCTCCCCTGTCAATTTCCCTATCCAAAACCACCACCAATGATGCTTTACTTGCCTGGTCTTTACCATGAAGTGTGCTTCTTAATCGCAGAAATCTAAAGATCAAATCATTCGTGTCCGTAGCGTTTTTATAATCATTTATCATTTCAATACTTGCCCAGCTACCATTCACCCAATCTCCCGTTAAATAAAGTTTGTGCCCAATTTTAGAACTTGCCAAGGCTGACTGAACACTACGAATAATTCTTTGAACAGAACCAGGAAGATCACTAACTTTTTCAGGAATTCTTGGTTTAAAGTTGCCAGTAAACCTTGAATCGGCTTTTAAATCCTCTATCAAATCGTTCCATTGCTTCCATTTACCTTTAAATTCTCCATAATCATCATCCTTATCCACAGGAGCAAATTCACTTTGCAATTGTAAATAGGTAGCCTCTCTGTATTTCCTAAGCTCTTCACAACGAATAGCCTCAAGCCTAAAGGTTTTGTCAGATTTCACCATTCCATCTTGAGTATAAGTATAAGATGGCTTGTTGATACTTATGGTGTTGTCTGAAAAACTAATGCTAAACTCATCATCATAAGGCCGGGTAATAACGAATCGCTTGTAAGATTCATCATAATCGAAGACCAATCCCTTAGGGAAACGCTCGTTTAATGCTTCAGTGATGGCATGCATCCGCCTATTATAGATTTCCTCAAAAGGTATTTCAAGCGTGACGGTCCCATTAATAATTTTTTGACCATTAATGGTATAATTGTTAATCGCCAATCGGTAACTTTTTGGCTGAACCCCAGACCTTCTTACCGAACCTTTGATACTTCTTGAAAGGTTATTAAGGTATTTTAAAGAACTGATCCAAGGGTAGCTGCAACTAGCAACCTTTACATGACTGGAACCAATAAGTCCCGTCTCGTCAACCACTCTATAGGAAAGGGAAAGGTCAGCTAAAACCTTGTTATCGTAGCTAAGTAAAATATAGGTTCCAGATTTAGGTACACCTCCAAGGCTCGAACAAGAAGGATGTTCCTTTAAGAGTTTTTTCAACTCCTTCTGATTGGATGCCAAATCCAAATGATACGCTTTAAACTCCAAGCCAAACTGACTAATCATTGAATTTATTGACTGGAAAGTGCTCTCTCCATCTGTTAGCAAATGTCCTCCTATAAGATAACTGTCATGCCCTTCATATTCCAGCAATAATGGATTATTCCCCATCGAATAGTGAAAACTAATGCTTGGGCTACCACCGTTCCATTCGGACAATAATTCTTCACTTTTTGAATAATAGAAAGGTATTGAAGGAAAATGCGAATTGTGCTGTTTTTTCCCATTCGGAATAATCCTCAAACCTTCTTCTGTTTGAATTTGATAGGAGGTTAATATAAAATACATTTTCCTAAAAAGGTCATGAATTTTATTTTTAGCTTGATCATAATCACCTAAGGCAGGAGATCTATAAAATCCGTGGCGAGAACCCGTATTTACCAACTTCCCGAGCAAAAGATGTTTTGGAAAAGAGGAAATGGCTGGGTTAGGCCAGTAGTCAAGCTCATTTAAGGCATCTATTAAAGCATTAAAAGTATTGATCAAATCTCGGGCAAGGAGGTAACGATACTGCTGAAAATTATACTCCTCTTCTTCCTGATTAAAAATTTTGTCGATCAATTCACTAAAACCATCTACCAAGCTTTGAAAATTTTCATCTTGATCGAATATATATCCAAAGCCTTCTACTATCTGTTCTAAACCTTTAGACATTTCGTCCAAAGTATTGCCATTTTTGATCGCTGCAATATATAAATTATCAATCTGCTCAAATGAAGTGGAGTTTTGTGGAGTATGAACCACCTTCATCAGTTGAAGTTTTGACAATTCTTTTAAAGCCGCTGTAGTTTTAGTTTTTTGACGTAAAACGTTATCAAGGCCTACTAAATTTTGGATGGAAGCATCATCTAGCATTAAGAAACGCAATCTGGCAATTTGCTCAATACCTTGGTTGTCACAATTGATATCTCCACATATATCCTCTCGCTTAGGATAGCATTCCAAATAAGCCAAAAAGTTTTTATTGTCCCAATTGGCTAATTCAGATAATGGCTTTGCATCAGGGTCTCCCTCATTGCAAAGCTCCCAAAGCTCTACTTGTTCTTCATCTATATAGAAATAGGGAGAATATCTTGCATTTTCATCAATAAACAGCCTGAAATGCGTGAAGGTTAACTCCTCAATAGAAATATTTTTCTCTTTGGGTTGTTCTTCTGACAAGGCTTTGTGCAAAATAATCAGGTCTCCATCTGTAGTGATTCCAACCCCTTGTTTTACCACCAATTGGTCTCCTCCTTCTGCCCCTCTTTTGGAAATGCTAAGGCCATGTACGATACCCACTCCTGTCAGTGCTATTCGACTCAACCTGTCCTGATCTTCGAAATAGGCAATCGTTTCATTTAGCTGCGTATGGGTAAGCACCTGATCAGCCTTATAGTTTCGGTATTGGTAGATTACGGAACTTAGTTTATTTGACATGGCCTACTGGATTAAATGGTTCCTAAATTTGATCTTCCTAATATGATGGTATCTCTCATTGCATTGCTTTCATCCTCATCCTCACAGTTGTATAAGGTACCAGTAGGATAAATCGAGTGCAATTCGGATAATATTTTTATAAATTGTTCATGGTATTGATAATCTCCCACTGTTAATCCCGAGAGGAAATTGGCATAAGCCTCCTCAAAAAGACTCATTTGGTCCTCTTCTTCAAGATCACCAGTATTGGCCCTACCTATCCAACAAATCTTGGCTAAAATATGGGCCGGCATTTCTTCTCTGATTAAGTTTTCTAGAAAATCTCGGAAATCTCTATCGGCAAACCTGAATGAGTTGCCCGGAAGTACAATCGTCACTCTAAAAGAATACGGATCTATACAATTCCCTTCGGCACAGTCATCCTTGCAAAATGGCAGGAAATGCTGATTGGAAAGCTCTGCTTCATTGAAATCTGGTCGCAAGAGGATGTTTTCAACAACAAACATTCCTTCATCATCCATTTTCTCATCCATAAAGGATTTGAAACTCAATAGCGCATTTTTAAAATTTGGGAAAGCAAAATACTTCTGCTGACTTGCAATCAGATAATCAGGGCTTTCTGGATCTTTTATATCCAAATTAAACACACCAAAGGAGAACCTTCCTGTTGGAGAAATACTTACTTTAAAACAGTCAAAATCAAAACCTACTTCAGGCACTTCTCCGAATTGGTTCAGAGTCTCTTCTATGGTTTCATTGGAAACAGCCTTGACTTGCTGGATAACCAAGTAAATGTCCTTGTGCGCAGCAGTTCTCCCTTTATAGGATTTTATGGACTGTAAAAGGACATTTTTATCTTGATCATATATTCTCCATTTAAAAACTGCCTCACCCTCGGCATTGGTACTTGGATAAATCTCTACAAATGAACGAGATAAGTTTTTTCTGAAATAATCTTTAATCCCAACCAATAAAGCAACTCGCTTTTCAAATCCAGAAGTATTCTCCGTATTCCAAAGATTTTTCAAAGGCTGCTTGTAATAGTTCATCGCGGTTGAACGCTCAGCACTTATTTTTCCATATTCCTCCAAAAAAAAGGATTTGGTTTTCAGCACTTGTTCATCAACACCTGATCCATAGATTTTTTTCATCAAAAATGCATAATCAGAAAATTTCTCTGCAAACCTTGCCAAAAGGTGGTCTTTCAACTTTTGACTCCTTTTATTTCGCTCATCAAATGGAGCCATGAGGTCCTCGTAAAGGGACCCGTCATCATAGAAACTTCCTAAAAATTCACCATGATCACCTATATCCGTTACGGTTTCTGTAAAATAAGACCTTTCATGAGTACTAAAGACTGATAACAGGTTTTTAACTTCAGTAAGGTGCTTAAAATAGCTCACCAAAATTTGATCGAAAAAAGTCAAATAAGCTTTTAATTGATCTGCTTTCTTTTCACGATCTACTCCTTTGGCACTTTCCGGAATACCCAAAGGCCCAACTCCATAAACCTCCGGAAAATCATTCCTTATACTTGAATACTCTCCTAAGGGATATAAATGAGGTACAGGAAGAGGAAATCCTTTTTCCTTTATTTCATATTGTTCTACTTGATTTTGAGTAACAATAGCATTTTTATGAGCGGCTACAGTTTCCTGATTTACATTTAGTGGCAACAATCCCTTGAAAAAGTTAAACTTGCTTTTATCACACAAAACAGGCTTTTTCCCTTCGGGAACTGTAATAACCCATCCACCCCCTGATGAGCCTTCCTCGCAATGATTGATACTTAAATCCCTTATGGCTTCAACACCATCAATATCCATTATCAATTGGATGATGTCTGATTGGCTTATTTTATCACGTAATTTTGCGTTCCTTAATTCATCCGGATCCAAATACCCATGTTTCAAATAGGGGCCCTCCAAAATCTCTTCGGTTGTATATCCTTTGTCAAGCATGTTCTCAAAAGAGTAAAAATGGATATTGGGAGAGAAATATTGTTCAATTTCCCATTCAATTTTTGCTGCTATTAACTCTTCATCAGCATCAGGACTCAAGTCCATTATTGCACAAACTTGAACGGGATGGCTTTCAACAGGAATTACTTCTACTACATCCTCACACAAATTTCTATTTTGATGATAAGCAGAAAGAACTTTCCTCTTGATTTGGGCAAAGGGAATATCATCGCTTGCATCTATTAAAATCTTATGAAGACCTTTCAGTTCAAATGACTTTTTGTCTTTCTCTGGTAAACCTTCCCAAATCGCAGGATCATAAGCCATTTTAAGGTTCTTACAATCCATATAAATTTGCTTAGAATAGGTTTCTATCCAGCTATTTTTGACTCCTTCAACATCCATCAGTAACATCCGATAGTCTAGACCTGTGAGTGCTTTACAGGGCAAGACATCACTTGCCATATGGAAATGCTTTTTAAGGTAATTGGCTTTATCATTTCCCAATAGGAGATCCTCGATTGGCAAGGAAAGCCTATACCCCAAATCAGTTATTGCATAAGCCAGAATTTCTAAAATAGTAACTCCGGGATCATGGGCATTGTAATCCGTCCAAATTTTATTCCCGATTCTCTGTATAACTTTTATTCCTTCATCTTTAAGAAATTGAAAGTCTAAATCATCACTTGTATGAACCTCCTTTGAAATCGGGCGATATGTTTTTTGATTCATCATCTATCAAGTAATAACTGGTGCGTACAGTGAGACATCATGAGACTTGGCTGAAACCAGAATGTGTTTAGGACTGCTTGGTAAAATATTATTCCCCATCTCAGTGCCATTCCTAAATATCCGAGGTTCCTGAATAAAGTCTACATAACCCAATTTCTCGAAAAAATAAACAAGACTACTCTTATTGAAATGATTATTAAAATCTATAGCAAGGTTATCACCAGAAGTCCATGGTGAAAGGTAACTAATGATGTCAGCATCT
Protein-coding sequences here:
- a CDS encoding eCIS core domain-containing protein — its product is MSHFSSKSKTSRGHSSQNQSDPFFQAKLAVGQPGDQYEQEADAMADKVVQEKSQEENVQSKTDENIQAQSLAKGVTPLVQLKVNRTVFQEKSEEEGQLSMEPQDSEAEAPVQMKQETATSTPPGFEQQLNQTSGGESMDQETLSGMEESFGADFKDVRVHTDSQAVQMSQGIGAHAFTHGNDIYFNENQYKPSDSAGKHLLAHELTHTIQQGSSPAIQNSTIQKEGEEEAAPEMEEETGVLDESAKTITFSKIPIPGFKLQDHRGTLFTSKAPLKRKNNYLRGNTNQRDGVWREEVSTTNIATRLNNLYEEHHRTPPTADTTHVFKANINGRGAKPTYIGPIDVISKELTTPGWGKDKNYRNFHVDHIVELQLANWSTATWPNTLENMELLDASKNTSSGSVIKGQITEKLNGFRERHGVQYPGGDATFKNKYTLVFNSAEALAGGDSNATENEFWTKTQIESGDQLEPIEVGNLADIGSEGEVRIFPNQSGGISKKFVWTGEGSRLGSSEKTWLGNPFRITAKQFATEGENVENTENLGSISVNIPSSDKTWAPWAEDKVFPVKRYPGSKYAGYLTKQSIKSGLYGLRIKKASPVEILELDLLPTGIEAYGQILPSIPIFEGSPIELFISNGEVRVSKTFGIEEINVPAPFEISDSSLTIFASSRNGLGLTGETNFAINQVGEGHISATASTASGFELEGAFNFDSELFDPAEINMEYKENTWTIGGEIGIPEGKLRGIKSATITATYSENNFSATGEAELDVPGIERGNMAFNFGEDGFSFSGDFDLSSDIPGITGGNVAARVAKPAGAENYEIMVTGTAQPDIPGISTSLTVTYENGALTIVGSAAYSRGMLSGTIEVGATNRAIGEDGQPSGDPDETMRVYGGGELTLQLTPWLAATAGVKLLPNGEIEVTARLASESYEVFQRKEFNRNLFRAPTIEIPLFAIPIGPRSIGLVAQIGGGLDFTAGFGPGELRDISAEITYNPEREDETTISGHGEFAIPADAGLTLRGDLSLGVSVAIASLTGGIELTGALGLEGEAAAEVDLNWTPQTGLSLDALGRITVNPKFEFEVNAFARASLGVGFLSVSETWRHNLAGFEWGPDIQFGLVFPVNYQEGEAFDMSFDDIEVIYPDLDIVNMGKGLARDIKNDLFD
- a CDS encoding eCIS core domain-containing protein: MKRQGFRKSSVGLINPLFQSKEGNSFFRHKKEQSDSLTPSLDNDNFFDPMLQKVSDEKDTGIAVQSKEKEDTTDKLQAASEDEEPVQAKADEEEAVQKAGDEEEAVSAKAEEEEKVSAAASEEEPVQTKAEEEEPVQARAEEEETVSTKAEEEEKVSAAGSEEEPVQSKNEEDTVQTAKEEDSIQTKESKSGKDSSRQSQVNSIEHVLFQEKGKGMPMSPDTKRFMEKKFGSDFSKVRIHTDQKAQMMNKKIRSKAFAHGFDIFFNQGQYQPETKAGKHLLAHELTHTIQQKGIIKKAVQSKLNDGHDFHPTSRFSTNELLEDTFDNYATLKIGSNGTAVSLIQYALIGLDYRLPKYGADGSFGEETSRAVKAFQADMGLVVDGVVGRNTIQYLDRLDRGVEVMAPEMPVTIDAKIDLKNVIAQAGAVASNSLGPADMGRVFPETIDVKLKLIDDGVMWHPVITGLVGHYSVQTRLLPGMKEVTGPGGNTSEENYCDQVNDLSNLGASYVEWFMEDAVLAHERFHASKMRTALIDPSVLIPLEKAVNEMAFPKSALTINDILAEAMIRLDPKFQDAIFEAEMNWIDSFLALVKEDHGVPIGTGPAYHEERKIVNPMIRKIRNHAKANKWSSCAHK
- a CDS encoding contractile injection system tape measure protein, producing MKEIDTHSIQKVSIDIYSKSVENAKSIERNINTFVQDSLLPLIASYLDELEKELQNDFIQIPQINISLDLLEEDFLEPKIILKAFMNQFKEVISKEIASNSKLNFKKVHSDELMLNSDPIGLSTKKEIDEEVLVLDPVISLLKSWIYFLENGHLPWWYPIEKARDTFEWAKLKPIMEKFGGDGNLLKYFQHSPFFDRVIRQYRVKEIGELIWIVIGSKSPIKKLQFKQINERLEDDKKLGFYRLIVALSIFEEKKGDWQLIAELYFSKVSKPNRKIVEKIFREVIKFDDIKARKDIVPSIIRILDNKVQTGNENPNDIRDRSESKSIDKKESYYISNSGLILLHPFLKSFFLDCGLIDEEGNINNSETAVHALYYLSNRKEQPFDFELVFEKYLVGVAINEEVNREVFLSEDIKDKTGKLLNALKVNWKRLGNTGIETIRNEFINRNGKLVFEENADRLIVERKGQDVLLESISWNLSLIKLPWQKRHLLVEW